In one Gopherus evgoodei ecotype Sinaloan lineage chromosome 1, rGopEvg1_v1.p, whole genome shotgun sequence genomic region, the following are encoded:
- the NHLH2 gene encoding helix-loop-helix protein 2 produces the protein MMLSPDQAADSDHPSSAPSDPESLAGPDAKGLLGCCVSDPEPVEEGGGEGKGGGRAALHTQQLTREEKRRRRRATAKYRSAHATRERIRVEAFNLAFAELRKLLPTLPPDKKLSKIEILRLAICYISYLNHVLDV, from the coding sequence atGATGCTCAGCCCGGACCAAGCGGCGGATTCCGATCACCCCTCCTCGGCTCCCTCGGACCCGGAGTCCCTGGCGGGGCCCGACGCCAAGGGGCTGCTAGGCTGCTGCGTCTCGGACCCGGAGCCGGTGGAGGAGGGCGGCGGGGAAGGCAAAGGGGGCGGCCGGGCTGCCCTGCACACCCAGCAGCTGACCCGCGAGGAGAAGCGGCGCCGGAGGAGGGCCACGGCCAAGTACCGCTCGGCCCACGCCACCCGTGAGCGGATCCGGGTGGAAGCCTTCAACCTGGCCTTTGCCGAACTGCGCAAACTGCTGCCCACCCTGCCCCCGGACAAAAAACTCTCCAAGATCGAGATCCTGCGCCTGGCCATCTGCTACATCTCCTATCTCAACCACGTGCTGGACGTGTAG